From Labrus bergylta chromosome 22, fLabBer1.1, whole genome shotgun sequence, one genomic window encodes:
- the ntn5 gene encoding netrin-1: protein MMNLPFSPPPTTSLFPVFLLLLLFLPPSLVTSSLSHTPLSWTSPHDPCYHLDARPRHCLSEFINAAYGVPVNASHSLHGLDYDANITTLTDLHNPHNLTCWMAHGNPETGEWILTLPLGRRFEITYISLQFCQQGEPSDPISISILKSMDYGRTWRPMQHYSNDCLGNFGIPSQTVAQSRHQETEPLCSDPRPLQKQRGGMVLAFSALDGRPSSPDFDHSHTLQDWVTATDIRIVFHQVTKVAKEGNSDKKDVPWHDGAEDGRDTGLLRWRAGSKGVDKLTTENTLALFDRETKDFEIRGRNKEEKHGGKGHSKGSGQDEDGHNVTSKEGKDSVSTDILSTPKKSGKGRGRGRKKENNHWLPCPNGGCNWSVEGRGRSSKGRELRKRRNNNLNSKKNSRDLQVAPHFEFMTAVRAPLALSDLQVGGRCKCNGHASRCRRDDAGRAVCMCEHHTAGPDCDVCEDFYCDRPWHRATPTHPNPCVACECNGHSNKCRFSMEVFQQSGRRSGGVCQKCRHHTAGRHCQYCQNGYTRDHSKPLNNRKACQSCQCHPLGAVGRWCNQTSGQCLCREGVTGLRCNRCAPGYTQGKSPLRPCIRIQEVAPTPVFQPQYSIAEECVSYCQPSQVKVRMNLETYCIKDFVLKVQVRGMERSGPWWQFSISVQTVFRTGSNSRVRRGPQSLWVPDRDLSCGCPALHVGRTFLLIGAEEGERGWGPEESRLVADRSTLALQWREHWSPKLRGFRGQDKRGRCPPKSNNHHHHREQTKPQTGYIPPHLLTETHTQPQSLDTHSEEVDDTQTLPLTHSHTDSEGKSPTTTTPALVCSTQSPG, encoded by the exons ATGATGAACCTACCCttctcccctccccccaccacctctCTCTTCCCTGTTTTCCTTCTACTCCTTCTTTTCCTTCCTCCATCCCTTGTCACCTCTTCCCTTTCCCACACCCCGTTGAGCTGGACTTCACCTCATGACCCCTGCTACCACCTGGACGCTCGCCCTCGCCACTGCCTGTCGGAGTTCATCAATGCTGCCTATGGAGTCCCAGTCAATGCCAGCCACTCACTACACGGGCTTGATTATGATGCCAACATCACCACCTTGACGGACCTCCACAACCCGCACAACCTCACCTGCTGGATGGCTCATGGAAATCCTGAAACTGGGGAATGGATCCTTACGCTTCCTCTTGGACGTCGCTTTGAGATTACCTACATAAGTTTGCAGTtctgccagcagggggagccTTCAGACCCGATCTCCATATCCATCCTAAAGTCAATGGACTATGGACGAACCTGGAGGCCAATGCAGCACTACTCTAACGATTGCCTGGGGAACTTTGGGATACCCTCGCAGACAGTAGCCCAGAGTCGGCACCAAGAGACGGAGCCCCTCTGCTCAGATCCTCGCCCACTTCAGAAGCAAAGAGGGGGCATGGTTCTTGCCTTCTCCGCCCTGGATGGACGTCCATCGTCACCTGACTTTGACCATAGCCATACACTCCAGGACTGGGTGACAGCCACAGATATCCGCATAGTCTTCCACCAAGTGACCAAAGTGGCCAAGGAGGGTAACTCTGATAAGAAAGACGTACCATGGCATGACGGTGCAGAAGATGGCAGAGATACTGGACTTCTGAGGTGGAGAGCAGGCTCCAAAGGGGTTGACAAGTTAACCACAGAAAATACACTGGCGCTTTTTGATAGGGagacaaaagactttgagaTAAGGGGGAGGAACAAAGAGGAGAAACACGGAGGGAAGGGTCACTCTAAAGGGTCTGGTCAAGATGAAGATGGACACAACGTGACCAGCAAGGAAGGAAAGGATAGTGTGAGCACAGACATCCTCTCCACCCCAAAGAAAAGTGGGAAAGGCAGAGGGCGTGGTCGCAAGAAGGAAAACAATCACTGGCTGCCTTGTCCTAATGGAGGTTGTAATTGGTCAGTCGAGGGGCGGGGCAGGAGCAGCAAGGGGCGAGAACTAAGGAAAAGGAGGAACAATAATCTTAATTCCAAAAAAAACTCAAGGGATTTGCAAGTGGCGCCCCACTTTGAGTTTATGACTGCTGTCCGAGCCCCTCTGGCCCTCTCGGACCTGCAAGTTGGGGGCAGGTGCAAATGTAACGGACATGCTTCCAGGTGTCGACGTGACGACGCGGGCCGGGCAGTGTGCATGTGCGAGCACCACACAGCGGGGCCAGACTGCGATGTGTGCGAGGATTTTTATTGTGACAGGCCATGGCATCGGGCTACACCCACGCACCCAAACCCATGTGTTG CTTGTGAGTGTAACGGCCACTCCAACAAGTGTCGCTTCAGCATGGAGGTGTTCCAGCAGTCAGGTCGTCGTAGCGGaggtgtgtgtcagaagtgTCGCCACCACACAGCTGGACGCCACTGCCAGTACTGCCAGAACGGATACACCCGCGACCACAGCAAGCCGCTGAACAACCGCAAGGCCTGCCAAT cgtgTCAGTGCCATCCTTTGGGAGCAGTGGGTCGCTGGTGTAACCAGACATCAGGTCAGTGTCTGTGTCGAGAAGGTGTGACCGGCCTCAGGTGTAACCGCTGTGCCCCGGGATACACTCAAGGAAAGTCCCCTCTGCGACCCTGCATAC GAATTCAAGAGGTCGCTCCGACCCCAGTGTTTCAGCCTCAATACAGCATAG CGGAGGAGTGTGTTTCATACTGCCAGCCTTCACAGGTTAAAGTCAGGATGAACTTGGAGACGTATTGTATCAAGGACTTTG TGCTGAAGGTGCAGGTTAGAGGGATGGAGCGTTCAGGTCCCTGGTGGCAGTTCTCCATCTCCGTCCAAACAGTCTTCCGCACAGGGTCCAACTCCCGCGTTCGCAGGGGCCCCCAGTCCCTCTGGGTTCCCGACCGCGACCTCAGCTGCGGCTGCCCCGCCCTCCACGTGGGCCGGACCTTCCTCCTGATCGGTGCAGAGGAAGGCGAGCGGGGTTGGGGTCCTGAGGAGAGTCGCCTGGTGGCTGACCGCTCCACCCTGGCCCTCCAGTGGCGGGAACACTGGAGCCCAAAACTGAGGGGCTTCCGGGGGCAGGACAAGAGGGGCCGCTGTCCGCCCAAATCCAacaaccaccaccatcacagGGAGCAGACAAAGCCCCAGACTGGGTACATCCCCCCACACCTGCtgactgagacacacacacagcctcagagTCTGGACACACACTCTGAAGAAGTGGACGACACTCAAACTTTaccactcacacactctcacacagacaGCGAGGGTAAATCTCCCACCACAACGACACCAGCTCTGGTATGCTCCACTCAAAGTCCTGGATGA
- the cnpy4 gene encoding protein canopy 4, which yields MNTCIVLLFGVCAFVSALEDERLPNKCEVCKFLTVELQDALEKTGRSKEVLEVGEVLDTGKRRRKIKYNTSETRLTEAVDNICERILQYNVHAERPGSLRYAKGTSQTMATLKNLVHKGVKVDLGMPMELWDEPSVEVSDMKKQCETMLEEYEEVVEDWYFNHQDQRLENFLCQNHVLDDSEQECMVEVWKGDMGNKGAAKEAESDSTDGEEGANKEAGKTHDAGEL from the exons ATGAACACTTGTATTGTCCTTCTCTTTGGCGTGTGCGCCTTCGTCTCAGCGCTGGAAGACGAGAGACTGCCGAATAAGTGCGAAG tgtgtaaGTTCTTGACGGTGGAGCTGCAGGATGCTCTGGAGAAAACTGGTCGCTCCAAAGAAGTGCTGGAGGTCGGAGAAGTGCTGGACACTggcaagagaagaagaaagatcaAATACAACACCTC GGAGACGCGGCTGACTGAGGCTGTGGACAACATCTGTGAACGTATCCTGCAGTATAATGTCCACGCAGAGAGGCCTGGCAGCCTCCGATATGCCAAG ggCACAAGTCAGACCATGGCGACTCTGAAGAACCTGGTCCACAAAGGAGTGAAGGTGGACCTGGGTATGCCGATGGAGCTGTGGGACGAACCCTCTGTGGAGGTGTCAGACATGAAGAAACAG TGTGAGACGATGCTGGAGGAGTACGAGGAGGTTGTGGAGGACTGGTACTTCAATCATCAGGACCAGAGGCTGGAGAACTTCCTGTGTCAGAACCACGTCCTCGATGATTCAGAGCAAG AATGTATGGTGGAGGTGTGGAAAGGAGACATGGGGAACAAAGGAGCAGCCAAGGAGGCAGAAAGCGACAGCacagatggagaggagggagcAAATAAGGAGGCAGGAAAGACTCATGATGCCGGAGAGCTTTAA
- the LOC109980759 gene encoding zona pellucida sperm-binding protein 3-like: MLFVLVVFSVSLLETTTCYTYQTKPLFLSFSDLAALEGNSLKQTNSPSAEQRLKKTFVLKCHGDSIEVTMKARLFHPELPVEPEHFRLGPVGASAQRHCTAKVSGNGDYIIRAPLTDCGSEVTLTQSALLYRNLLLYCPPSSPGDWQKKGAAVSVRCKYRRRHTLSSRAPKPTWSPLISIQSKHLDLDFQLRLMTDDWSGERRSPVYFLGETVNIEASVDHPHHPLRLFVNGCVAALSSEVNSYPTYAFIDHQGCFTDSQLHNSSSRFLPRVQDGVLQIQLQTFLFHQDQRHTIYITCHLEAEPISKKDQIKKACSFINGRWRSVDGDDRVCESCRSSTTSHRKRALRSQTRLRPTELQKETSLGPVMILTKNLF; encoded by the exons ATGCTTTTTGTTCTTGTCGTCTTTTCCGTTTCTCTTCTAGAAACAACGACGTGCTACACTTACCAAACCAAGCcgctctttctgtctttctctgacTTGGCCGCGCTCGAGGGGAACTCTTTGAAACAGACAAACTCTCCCTCAGCAGAGCAGAGGCTGAAGAAGacctttgttttgaaatgtcacGGGGACAGCATCGAGGTCACGATGAAAGCTCGTCTGTTCCACCCGGAGCTGCCTGTGGAGCCCGAGCACTTCAGACTTGGACCTGTTGGTGCTTCTGCGCAACGTCACTGCACAGCCAAAGTGTCAGGGAACGGGGATTACATCATCAGAGCGCCGCTGACTGATTGTGGGAGTGAAGTGACG CTTACCCAGAGTGCCTTGCTGTACAGAAACCTGCTGCTGTACTGTCCTCCATCGTCGCCTGGAGACTGGCAGAAAAAAGGAGCTGCTGTTTCAGTCCGTTGTAAATACAGAAg GAGGCACACGTTGAGCAGCAGGGCCCCGAAACCAACGTGGAGCCCCCTGATCTCCATCCAGTCCAAGCACCTGGACCTGGACTTTCAGCTTCGGCTCATGACAG ATGATTGGAGCGGTGAGAGAAGGTCGCCTGTGTACTTCCTGGGTGAAACGGTCAACATCGAGGCGTCTGTAgatcatcctcatcatcctcttcGTCTGTTTGTAAACGGCTGTGTGGCTGCTTTATCCTCTGAGGTGAACTCTTACCCCACATACGCCTTCATAGACCACCAGGG ATGTTTTACAGACTCACAGCTGCACAACTCAAGCTCCCGTTTCCTGCCCAGAGTCCAAGACGGAGTCCTCCAAATTCAACTCCAAACGTTCCTCTTCCACCAGGACCAAAGACACACT ATTTATATAACCTGTCATCTGGAAGCAGAGCCCATTTCAAAGAAAGATCAAATAAAGAAGGCTTGTTCTTTTATTAACGGGAG ATGGAGGTCGGTGGACGGTGATGACCGTGTTTGTGAGAGCTGCCGCAGCAGTACCACGTCTCACCGCAAGAGGGCGCTGAGGAGCCAAACACGGCTCAGACCGACTG AGCTGCAAAAGGAAACCAGTTTGGGTCCAGTCATGATTTTGACTAAAAATCTTTTTTGA